Proteins encoded in a region of the Lysobacterales bacterium genome:
- the xylB gene encoding xylulokinase → MTVPKGELYVGLDVGSQSVKLLVFEPQAKRIVALHGQPLQMSAGEDGSREQRAEWWIDAIRACFSRLSASVRGRVVAIGVSGQQHGLVALDAAGKVLAPVKLWCDTSTQQECAEIMQAVGGARACVALAGNPILAGYTASKVPWTRKHRPEAYARLDTILLPHDYVNFWLTGERWMEFGDASGTGWLDVRTRTWSQALLQATAPERDLSRCLPPLLPPEAGFPLAPTSAEELGLPRNVRVSVGGGDNMMAAIGTGNVAPGVLSMSLGSSGTLFTCADRPVVDDAAGWAAFCSSTGGWLPLVCTMNCTLATESIARAFGFSSRDGDALLAGTRAGASGLSLLPFFNGERTPDLPQARAALFGMDASNLDAANAYRAAMEGATFALRFGFDALHAAGLSFDSIRLTGGGSNSPVWRQMVADVFDLPVDVPEQTEGAAFGAALQALWSYRRSQDADAPDLAATVRAHVRLDPQRSARPQADLCEAYRAHYRRYLELLDCMRRLHAVGLADASA, encoded by the coding sequence ATGACGGTACCGAAGGGCGAGCTCTACGTGGGGCTGGATGTCGGCAGTCAGAGCGTCAAGCTGCTGGTCTTCGAGCCGCAGGCGAAGCGCATCGTCGCCCTGCACGGCCAGCCCTTGCAGATGAGCGCGGGCGAGGACGGCAGCCGCGAGCAGCGCGCCGAATGGTGGATCGACGCGATCCGCGCCTGCTTCTCGCGGCTGTCGGCATCGGTGCGCGGACGCGTGGTGGCAATTGGCGTGTCCGGGCAGCAGCACGGTCTGGTCGCGCTCGACGCGGCGGGCAAGGTGCTGGCGCCGGTCAAGCTGTGGTGCGACACCAGCACGCAGCAGGAGTGCGCCGAGATCATGCAGGCGGTGGGCGGTGCCCGCGCCTGCGTGGCGCTCGCCGGCAACCCGATTCTTGCCGGCTACACCGCGTCCAAAGTGCCCTGGACGCGCAAGCACCGACCCGAAGCCTATGCGCGGCTCGACACGATCCTGCTGCCGCATGACTACGTGAACTTCTGGCTGACGGGCGAACGCTGGATGGAGTTCGGCGACGCCTCGGGTACCGGTTGGCTGGACGTGCGTACGCGCACCTGGTCGCAGGCGCTGCTGCAGGCGACCGCGCCCGAGCGCGACCTGTCGCGCTGTCTGCCACCGCTGCTGCCGCCTGAAGCCGGCTTTCCGCTGGCGCCGACCAGTGCCGAAGAGCTCGGTCTGCCGAGGAACGTTCGGGTCAGCGTCGGCGGTGGCGACAACATGATGGCGGCAATCGGTACGGGCAACGTGGCGCCCGGCGTGCTGAGCATGAGCCTGGGCAGCTCCGGCACCTTGTTCACCTGCGCCGACCGCCCGGTGGTGGACGACGCGGCGGGCTGGGCGGCGTTCTGCTCATCCACCGGCGGCTGGCTGCCGCTGGTGTGCACCATGAACTGCACGCTCGCCACCGAGTCGATCGCGCGCGCCTTCGGCTTCTCCTCGCGCGATGGCGATGCCCTGCTGGCAGGCACCCGAGCCGGCGCGAGTGGCCTGAGCCTGCTGCCCTTCTTCAACGGCGAACGCACGCCCGACCTGCCGCAGGCGCGCGCCGCCCTGTTCGGCATGGACGCCAGCAATCTGGATGCGGCAAACGCCTATCGGGCCGCCATGGAAGGCGCGACCTTCGCCCTGCGCTTCGGCTTCGATGCGCTGCACGCGGCGGGGCTCTCCTTCGATTCGATCCGGCTCACCGGCGGCGGCAGCAACAGCCCGGTCTGGCGACAGATGGTGGCCGACGTTTTCGACCTGCCGGTGGACGTGCCCGAACAGACCGAAGGCGCGGCCTTCGGCGCGGCGCTGCAGGCGCTGTGGTCGTACCGACGCTCGCAGGACGCAGACGCGCCCGATCTGGCGGCGACCGTCCGGGCCCATGTCCGCCTCGATCCGCAGCGCTCGGCGCGCCCGCAGGCGGACCTCTGCGAGGCCTACCGCGCGCACTACCGCCGCTACCTCGAACTGCTGGACTGCATGCGCCGCCTGCATGCCGTCGGCCTTGCCGATGCCTCCGCCTGA
- a CDS encoding 9-O-acetylesterase translates to MALLVLCMQLSAAAAEAGDGRLLAPIFQNHAVLQRDRPIRLFGHADAGTPLTISLADRVLQVEADAQGAWRAELPALPAGGPHVLEVRSGSRLQRVEDVLIGEVWLCSGQSNMVLPVRRSLDTDSEIAQAQNERIRMLTVPAAASVRPARAFAHTAQWQLTRPDTVAEFSATCYYFARELQKHVDVPIGLIVAAWGGSRIQAWIPAAGLARLKGYADELDALRQYADDPSAGAARWGEGWARWWQRNSAHGPQDRPWRPDYREGPEWADAPVELGAWERWGVPALAGYDGMLWYRNSLRLTAAQARQAGVLVLGPADETDVTWVNGRTVGSLYGPGEHRRYAVPAGLLRAGDNHIAIHVLDTWRDGGLAGPASAYALRLQDGQRIPLARPWRWRMASASSTPPPAPWQSAAGLSTLHNGMIAPLGAYGLRGVVWYQGESNTFEASQYAPALEALIADWRQRFGAPLVWLTVQLAGFGAPPTAPADSGWAELREVQRRRALDDPHYGLATAIDLGDRYDIHPPNKQELGRRLARLARQRAYGEAELQSTAPEPERAWHEDGEVVLQFQSGGARLVNYGGEHPIGFELCDSAGPQEGALPAAGQSRRGGRCRYAQARLDGARVYLHAPEAARATHIRHAWADNPVITLFDSSGVPVSPFELPIAPAAAKE, encoded by the coding sequence ATGGCGCTGCTGGTGCTGTGCATGCAGCTGAGCGCGGCGGCTGCTGAGGCGGGCGACGGCCGCCTACTTGCGCCGATCTTCCAGAACCACGCCGTGCTGCAGCGCGATAGACCGATTCGACTGTTCGGACATGCCGATGCGGGAACGCCGCTCACGATCTCCCTGGCCGATCGCGTATTGCAGGTCGAGGCGGATGCGCAGGGGGCGTGGCGGGCTGAGCTGCCGGCGCTGCCGGCTGGCGGACCGCACGTGCTCGAAGTGCGATCCGGCAGTCGTCTGCAGCGTGTCGAAGACGTTCTGATTGGCGAAGTCTGGCTGTGCTCGGGGCAGTCGAACATGGTGCTGCCGGTGCGCCGCAGTCTGGATACCGACAGCGAGATCGCGCAGGCACAGAACGAGCGGATCCGCATGCTGACCGTGCCCGCGGCCGCATCGGTCCGCCCCGCGCGCGCCTTCGCTCACACCGCCCAGTGGCAGTTGACGCGTCCCGACACCGTCGCGGAGTTCTCGGCCACCTGCTACTACTTCGCCCGCGAACTGCAAAAGCACGTCGACGTGCCGATCGGCCTGATCGTCGCCGCCTGGGGCGGTTCGCGTATCCAGGCCTGGATTCCGGCCGCGGGACTGGCTCGATTGAAGGGCTATGCGGATGAGCTCGACGCGCTGCGCCAGTACGCCGATGACCCCAGCGCGGGTGCGGCACGCTGGGGCGAGGGCTGGGCGCGCTGGTGGCAGCGCAACAGCGCGCACGGACCGCAGGATCGCCCCTGGCGGCCCGACTACCGCGAGGGCCCGGAGTGGGCCGATGCGCCCGTCGAACTCGGCGCCTGGGAGCGCTGGGGAGTGCCCGCGCTCGCGGGTTACGACGGCATGCTCTGGTACCGGAACTCGCTGCGCCTGACGGCAGCGCAGGCGCGCCAGGCCGGCGTGTTGGTGCTGGGCCCAGCCGATGAAACCGACGTGACCTGGGTCAACGGTCGGACGGTCGGAAGCCTGTACGGCCCCGGCGAGCATCGTCGCTACGCTGTGCCCGCCGGCCTGCTGCGCGCAGGCGACAACCACATCGCGATCCATGTGCTCGACACCTGGCGCGACGGCGGCCTTGCAGGGCCCGCCAGCGCCTATGCCCTGCGCCTGCAGGACGGCCAGCGCATCCCGCTGGCCCGCCCCTGGCGATGGCGCATGGCCAGCGCTTCTTCGACGCCACCGCCCGCGCCCTGGCAGAGCGCGGCCGGCCTGTCGACGCTCCACAACGGCATGATCGCGCCGCTCGGCGCCTACGGGCTGCGCGGTGTCGTGTGGTACCAGGGCGAATCCAATACTTTCGAAGCGAGCCAGTACGCCCCGGCACTCGAAGCCCTGATCGCCGACTGGCGACAGCGCTTCGGTGCGCCCCTGGTGTGGCTCACGGTGCAGCTGGCCGGTTTTGGTGCGCCGCCGACCGCCCCGGCCGACAGCGGCTGGGCCGAGCTGCGCGAGGTGCAGCGTCGCCGTGCGCTGGACGATCCGCACTACGGCCTCGCCACGGCGATCGATCTGGGCGATCGCTACGACATTCACCCACCGAACAAGCAGGAGCTCGGCCGTCGCCTCGCGCGGCTGGCGCGTCAGCGCGCCTATGGTGAAGCGGAGCTGCAGTCGACCGCGCCCGAACCCGAGCGCGCCTGGCACGAGGACGGCGAGGTCGTCCTGCAGTTTCAAAGCGGCGGGGCGCGGCTCGTCAATTACGGTGGCGAGCATCCGATCGGCTTCGAGCTGTGTGACTCGGCAGGCCCGCAGGAAGGCGCGCTGCCTGCCGCCGGCCAATCGCGCCGCGGCGGGCGCTGCCGGTACGCGCAGGCGCGGTTGGACGGCGCGCGCGTGTACTTGCATGC
- a CDS encoding glycoside hydrolase family 43 protein yields the protein MSTNPTGRPAQELIACAISSPLVRHVYTADPSAHVFEGRVYVYPSHDIDSGVEANDLGDQYAMEDYRVFRQDSPDAEAVDCGCVLHVRDVPWANRQMWAPDAAERDGRYYLYFPAKRADGVFQIGVACADRPDGPFIAEPEPIHGSYSIDPAVFRDVDGAHHMVFGGLWGGQLQQYRDNRHSPLHGEPEGEAPALGPRIARLTEDMLQFAEAPRELQILDAEGRPLRADDHARRYFEGPWMHRYGGRYYLSYSTGNTHTLCYAIADSPCGPFVWQGVLMTPVLGWTTHHSIVEFEGRWWLYYHDASLSKGVDHLRCIKCTELEHLPDGRIRTVHPYGPA from the coding sequence ATGAGCACGAATCCCACGGGACGGCCCGCGCAAGAGCTGATCGCCTGCGCGATATCGAGCCCACTGGTGCGCCATGTGTACACGGCCGACCCTTCCGCGCATGTGTTCGAAGGGCGTGTGTACGTCTACCCCTCGCACGACATCGACTCCGGCGTCGAAGCGAATGATCTGGGCGACCAGTACGCGATGGAGGACTACCGCGTCTTCCGCCAGGACTCGCCCGATGCCGAGGCGGTGGACTGCGGCTGCGTGCTGCACGTTCGCGACGTGCCCTGGGCCAATCGTCAGATGTGGGCGCCCGATGCCGCCGAGCGCGACGGTCGCTACTACCTCTACTTCCCGGCCAAGCGTGCCGACGGTGTGTTCCAGATCGGCGTCGCCTGTGCGGATCGCCCGGACGGCCCCTTCATCGCCGAGCCCGAGCCGATCCACGGCAGCTATTCGATCGACCCGGCCGTGTTTCGAGACGTCGACGGCGCGCACCACATGGTGTTCGGCGGCCTCTGGGGCGGCCAGTTGCAGCAGTACCGCGACAACCGCCACTCACCCCTGCACGGGGAACCCGAAGGCGAGGCACCGGCGCTGGGGCCACGGATCGCCCGCTTGACCGAGGACATGCTGCAGTTCGCGGAAGCCCCGCGCGAGCTGCAGATCCTCGACGCAGAAGGCCGGCCTCTGCGCGCCGACGACCACGCGCGCCGCTACTTCGAGGGGCCGTGGATGCATCGGTACGGCGGTCGCTACTACCTGTCCTACTCGACCGGCAACACCCATACCCTGTGCTACGCGATCGCCGATTCACCCTGCGGACCTTTCGTCTGGCAGGGGGTGCTGATGACGCCGGTGCTGGGCTGGACGACGCACCACTCGATCGTCGAATTCGAAGGGCGCTGGTGGCTCTACTACCACGACGCGAGCCTGTCTAAGGGCGTAGACCATCTGCGGTGCATCAAATGCACCGAGCTTGAACATCTGCCTGACGGCCGGATACGCACGGTGCACCCGTATGGCCCGGCTTGA
- a CDS encoding aldose epimerase, protein MASCDPVDRLDARAPMPPGELIEIGDAQLRVEIAPAAGGRIASVRWRGREWLYGHSPDNDSMIGWGCYPMLPWAGRLRGGAFRFEDRRIELARNFDAHAIHGLGFALPWRLLALQTGAVSLGLQLPRDARWPFGGHARQHLRVEGDSLRFELELQAEERAMPAVLGWHPWFHKPERLRFAAGRYYPRDAEGIATAPLQPAPPPPWDDCFVHRGPIRVERQAQWLQIDSDCDHWVIYDGHPQATCVEPQTGPPDAFNLRPETCHLPAGGRLCAWMRWSWSPA, encoded by the coding sequence ATGGCTTCATGCGATCCGGTCGATCGGCTCGACGCGCGCGCGCCGATGCCGCCGGGTGAACTGATCGAGATCGGCGATGCACAGCTGCGCGTCGAGATCGCGCCCGCAGCCGGCGGGCGCATCGCAAGCGTGCGCTGGCGCGGTCGCGAATGGCTGTACGGGCACAGCCCTGACAACGACAGCATGATCGGCTGGGGCTGCTATCCGATGCTGCCCTGGGCAGGCCGTCTGCGCGGCGGCGCCTTCCGCTTCGAGGACCGGCGCATCGAGCTTGCGCGCAACTTCGATGCGCATGCGATCCATGGCCTTGGATTCGCCCTGCCTTGGCGACTGTTGGCCCTGCAGACGGGGGCGGTGAGCCTCGGCCTGCAGCTGCCGCGCGACGCGCGCTGGCCCTTCGGCGGGCATGCGCGTCAGCACCTGAGGGTCGAGGGCGACAGCCTGCGCTTCGAGCTCGAACTGCAGGCCGAAGAGCGCGCCATGCCGGCCGTGCTCGGTTGGCATCCGTGGTTCCACAAGCCGGAGCGTCTGCGCTTCGCTGCGGGGCGCTACTACCCGCGCGATGCCGAGGGCATCGCCACTGCGCCTTTGCAGCCGGCGCCACCGCCACCCTGGGACGACTGCTTCGTCCATCGCGGTCCGATCCGTGTCGAGCGCCAGGCGCAGTGGCTGCAGATCGACTCCGACTGCGATCACTGGGTGATCTACGACGGCCATCCGCAGGCCACCTGTGTCGAGCCTCAGACCGGGCCGCCGGACGCCTTCAACCTGCGGCCGGAGACGTGTCACCTGCCTGCCGGCGGGCGCCTGTGCGCCTGGATGCGCTGGTCATGGTCGCCGGCATGA
- a CDS encoding LacI family DNA-binding transcriptional regulator, with the protein MTVSRVINGHGSVRDSTRARVQRAIQQLDYTPNLAASSLATAQGTRIALIYSNPSTAYLSELLIGALRAAARTATQLVVDTWADHDAVAEQAAARALARTVSGVLLPPPLCESMPVVNELAAAGVPVVAIGWGAEGLELPRVRIDDFEAALQIVRHVIAFGHTRIACILGDPNQVASRRRFEGFEAALKQAGLAPDPELVRPGHFTYRSGLEAAESLLALPQPPTAIVAANDDMAAAVVSVAHRRGLDVPRDLSVVGFDDSSAATTVWPELTTVRQPIAAMADAALEMLLHQLRQRGSEPRLADDMVLAHELIVRGSVAAPIR; encoded by the coding sequence ATGACCGTCTCGCGCGTCATCAACGGCCATGGCAGCGTCCGCGACAGCACCCGTGCACGGGTGCAGCGCGCCATCCAGCAGCTCGACTACACGCCCAACCTCGCCGCCAGCTCGCTCGCCACCGCGCAGGGGACGCGCATTGCGCTGATCTACTCCAACCCCAGCACGGCCTACCTCAGCGAGTTGCTGATCGGCGCACTGCGCGCCGCGGCGCGCACCGCCACGCAGCTGGTCGTCGACACCTGGGCCGACCACGACGCGGTCGCCGAACAGGCCGCCGCGCGTGCGCTTGCACGCACCGTTTCCGGCGTGCTGCTGCCGCCGCCGCTGTGCGAGTCGATGCCGGTCGTGAACGAACTCGCTGCGGCCGGGGTCCCCGTGGTGGCGATCGGATGGGGTGCCGAAGGCCTTGAGCTGCCGCGCGTGCGTATCGACGATTTCGAAGCGGCGCTGCAGATCGTTCGGCATGTGATCGCTTTCGGGCATACGCGCATCGCCTGCATCCTCGGCGATCCGAACCAGGTCGCCAGCCGCCGCCGCTTCGAAGGTTTCGAAGCGGCGCTGAAGCAGGCCGGCCTCGCGCCCGATCCCGAGCTGGTTCGCCCGGGCCATTTCACCTACCGTTCGGGCCTGGAAGCGGCCGAGTCTCTGCTGGCCCTGCCGCAGCCGCCGACGGCGATCGTGGCTGCCAATGACGACATGGCCGCCGCCGTGGTCTCGGTCGCGCATCGGCGAGGGCTGGACGTGCCGCGCGATCTGTCGGTGGTCGGATTCGACGACAGCTCGGCCGCGACCACGGTCTGGCCAGAGTTGACCACGGTGCGGCAGCCCATCGCGGCGATGGCCGACGCCGCCCTCGAGATGCTGCTGCACCAACTGCGTCAGCGCGGCAGTGAACCGCGCCTCGCCGATGACATGGTGCTGGCGCACGAGCTGATCGTGCGCGGCTCGGTGGCCGCACCGATCCGTTGA
- the xylA gene encoding xylose isomerase, which produces MTSPYIGAREFFPGIGRIPYEGRQSDNPLAFKHYDAQRLIGGRSMAEHLRFAVCYWHSFCNAGHDPFGPGTRRYPWDQAEPALARAEARMDAAFEFVTKLGVPYYCFHDIDMAPDADDIGEYQANLQRMVQLAKQRQQASGVKLLWGTANLFSHPRYMNGAATNPDFAVVARAAVQVKAALDATVELGGENYVFWGGREGYATLHNTQMKRELEHMGRFLAAARDYGRSIGFKGVFLIEPKPMEPMKHQYDFDSATVAGFLKSHGLERDFKLNIEANHATLSGHTFEHDLQVASDHGLLGSIDANRGNAQNGWDTDQFPTDLYDTVGAMMVVLRQGGLGAGGLNFDAKVRRESSDAEDLFLAHIGGMDAFARGLDVAHALLTRSPWEAWRAQRYASFDSGHGQAFERGALGLADLARLAAELGEPTQRSGKQERYENLLNQYLLG; this is translated from the coding sequence ATGACCAGCCCCTACATCGGCGCACGCGAGTTCTTTCCCGGCATCGGCCGCATTCCATACGAGGGACGGCAGTCGGACAACCCGCTGGCATTCAAGCACTACGACGCACAGCGCCTGATCGGAGGCCGCAGCATGGCCGAACACCTGCGCTTCGCGGTCTGCTACTGGCACTCCTTCTGCAATGCCGGCCACGATCCCTTCGGACCCGGCACGCGGCGCTATCCCTGGGATCAGGCCGAGCCCGCGCTGGCGCGTGCCGAAGCGCGCATGGATGCGGCCTTCGAGTTCGTGACCAAACTCGGCGTGCCCTACTACTGCTTCCACGACATCGACATGGCGCCGGACGCCGATGACATCGGCGAGTACCAGGCGAATCTGCAGCGCATGGTGCAGTTGGCCAAGCAGCGACAGCAGGCGAGCGGCGTCAAGCTGCTGTGGGGCACCGCGAATCTGTTCTCGCATCCGCGCTACATGAATGGGGCCGCGACCAATCCCGATTTCGCGGTGGTCGCGCGCGCGGCGGTGCAGGTCAAGGCGGCGCTGGACGCCACCGTCGAACTGGGCGGCGAGAACTACGTGTTCTGGGGCGGTCGGGAAGGCTACGCGACCCTGCACAACACCCAGATGAAGCGCGAGCTTGAGCACATGGGGCGCTTTCTCGCGGCAGCGCGCGACTACGGCCGCAGCATCGGCTTCAAGGGCGTGTTCCTGATCGAGCCCAAGCCGATGGAGCCGATGAAGCACCAGTACGACTTCGACTCCGCGACCGTGGCCGGCTTTCTCAAGAGTCATGGTCTGGAGCGCGACTTCAAGCTCAACATCGAGGCCAACCACGCCACGCTGTCGGGCCACACCTTCGAACACGATCTGCAGGTCGCCTCCGATCACGGCCTGCTCGGCAGCATCGACGCGAATCGCGGCAACGCGCAGAACGGCTGGGACACCGATCAGTTCCCGACCGACCTCTACGACACCGTCGGCGCGATGATGGTGGTGCTGCGCCAGGGCGGGCTGGGCGCGGGGGGCCTGAATTTCGATGCCAAGGTCCGACGCGAGTCGAGCGACGCCGAGGATCTGTTTCTCGCCCACATCGGCGGCATGGATGCGTTCGCTCGCGGGCTGGACGTGGCGCATGCGCTGCTGACACGTTCGCCCTGGGAAGCCTGGCGCGCCCAACGCTACGCCAGCTTCGACAGCGGACACGGCCAAGCCTTCGAACGTGGCGCGCTGGGCCTGGCCGATCTGGCCCGTCTTGCTGCGGAGCTGGGAGAACCCACGCAGCGCAGCGGCAAGCAGGAGCGCTACGAGAATCTGCTCAACCAGTATCTGCTGGGCTAG
- a CDS encoding MFS transporter, which yields MQNHPATETLRVREKLGYSLGDLAANLIFQTLITFLAFFYTDVYRIPASAAASIIFFVGLLGAFVFTPMVGLLADRTHTRWGKFRPWILWTALPFGALSLLAFSTPDFDETGKIVYAVSTYTLLVLVYAANNLPYSALSGVLTGSMSERNSLSSYRFVAVMIAQFVIQVLLLPLVLILGDGDRVRGFHNTMAVFAVVGTVFFLLTFLSTRERVVLPPEQTSSVREDLGDLMRNRPWMIMLLMTVLVFVTLALKGGTYVYYFQYYLDVSAQAEFLDAVGFNRFIAGLNSALGSLGLVEFQWPKDAATSAFSLFNAGGILCMIVGIGFSRRLADRFGKRDVFGAALFASTLFLLVFVAFPPDAIALVFVSHILHGFFYGITIPLLWAMIADVADYSEWRNGRRATGIIFSAMLCGLKVGLSVGGALVAAILAAYGYEAGAAVQTDETVNGIRLAVSVLASTPFLICVGLLYFYTIDKSLEVRIEQELIAQRAGRDALAGRAA from the coding sequence ATGCAGAACCACCCGGCGACCGAAACGCTGCGTGTCCGCGAAAAGCTGGGTTACAGCCTGGGTGATCTGGCGGCCAATCTGATCTTCCAGACGCTCATCACCTTTCTCGCGTTCTTCTACACCGACGTCTACCGCATACCGGCTTCGGCCGCGGCCAGCATCATCTTCTTCGTCGGTCTGCTCGGGGCATTCGTGTTCACCCCGATGGTCGGCCTGCTCGCCGATCGCACGCACACGCGCTGGGGCAAATTCCGGCCCTGGATCCTGTGGACGGCGCTGCCCTTCGGTGCCTTGTCCTTGCTGGCGTTCAGCACCCCTGACTTCGACGAGACCGGCAAGATCGTCTATGCCGTCAGCACCTACACCCTGCTGGTGCTGGTGTACGCGGCCAACAACCTGCCGTACTCGGCGCTTTCCGGCGTGCTGACGGGCAGCATGAGCGAACGCAACAGTCTGTCGTCCTACCGCTTCGTCGCGGTGATGATCGCCCAGTTCGTGATCCAGGTGCTGCTGCTGCCGCTGGTGCTGATCCTCGGCGATGGCGACCGGGTGCGCGGCTTCCACAACACGATGGCCGTGTTCGCCGTGGTGGGCACCGTGTTCTTCCTGCTGACCTTCCTCAGCACCCGTGAGCGCGTGGTGCTGCCGCCCGAGCAGACCTCCAGCGTGCGCGAAGACCTCGGCGATCTGATGCGCAACCGGCCGTGGATGATCATGCTGCTGATGACGGTGCTGGTGTTCGTGACGCTGGCGCTGAAGGGCGGCACCTACGTCTACTACTTCCAGTACTACCTGGACGTAAGCGCCCAGGCCGAGTTTCTCGATGCGGTCGGGTTCAACCGGTTCATTGCGGGCTTGAACAGTGCGCTGGGCTCGCTCGGCCTGGTCGAGTTCCAGTGGCCGAAGGACGCCGCCACCTCCGCCTTCAGCCTGTTCAATGCCGGCGGCATCCTCTGCATGATCGTCGGCATCGGCTTCTCGCGCCGCTTGGCGGACCGCTTCGGCAAACGCGACGTGTTTGGCGCAGCGCTGTTCGCCTCGACCCTGTTCCTGCTGGTGTTCGTCGCGTTTCCGCCGGATGCCATCGCCCTGGTGTTCGTCTCGCACATCCTGCACGGCTTCTTCTACGGCATCACCATTCCCCTGCTATGGGCGATGATCGCTGACGTCGCCGACTACTCGGAATGGCGCAACGGCCGACGCGCCACCGGAATCATCTTCTCGGCGATGCTCTGCGGTCTCAAGGTGGGCCTCAGTGTCGGCGGTGCCCTGGTCGCTGCGATCCTGGCCGCCTACGGCTATGAAGCAGGCGCGGCCGTACAGACCGACGAGACCGTCAACGGCATCCGTCTCGCGGTCAGTGTGCTGGCCTCGACGCCGTTCCTGATCTGCGTCGGCCTGCTCTACTTCTACACGATCGACAAGTCGCTGGAGGTGCGCATCGAGCAAGAGCTGATCGCCCAGCGCGCGGGGCGTGATGCGCTCGCGGGGAGGGCCGCATGA